A region of Vigna radiata var. radiata cultivar VC1973A chromosome 6, Vradiata_ver6, whole genome shotgun sequence DNA encodes the following proteins:
- the LOC106763716 gene encoding rust resistance kinase Lr10-like has product MWRERALFLVLLLLVHHICATNKKQLCLPSSCGNITHISYPFRLQGDPENCGDERYELGCQNNVTVLYLHSAQYHVQAINYNKYKVRVVDPALQLHNCSSLPLRSLSRSNFSDTYTNNMGPYQAGLRPDRNWEYLSFEHIVFLNCNHSVRENGKYVESGECVKWESNGYAYAVGGDLKAEDLEVGCDVKLVAPTSFRTFNNHSYAAIHMALAYGFEISWIKLACKKHHCRFGFCYFNRSRQKLQCSLGLLDMLAAFSILGFKAWACIRALFGLLLIVALLICKWRKRHASMYQNIENYLGQNNFAPIRYSFSDIKKMAGGFKEKLGEGGFGSIFKGKLRTGSSVAIKILDKSKGKGQDFISEVAIIGKIHHQNVVQLIGFCVHGSKRYLVYEFMPNGSLDKFIFSTDRSGHLTYERIYNISVGVARGIAYLHHGCEMKILHFDIKPHNILLDKNFVPKISDFGLAKQYSIHNSIVTTTAARGTIGYIAPELFYNNIGGISNKVDVYSFGMLLMEMSSKRKNLNPHAEHSSQLYYPLWIYNHIREDENIEMEDVTEDEKKIVKKMIIVALWCIQLKPNDRPSMNRVVEMLEGNVEDLEIPPKPTLYPDETVTEGQTINLHS; this is encoded by the exons ATGTGGAGAGAGAGAGCATTGTTCCTCGTACTGCTACTTCTAGTCCACCATATTTGTGCAACCAACAAAAAACAACTTTGTCTCCCTTCTTCCTGTGGCAATATCACCCACATCTCTTATCCCTTTCGATTACAAGGTGACCCAGAGAATTGTGGTGACGAAAGGTACGAGCTTGGTTGTCAGAATAATGTTACGGTGTTGTATCTGCACTCTGCACAATATCATGTGCAGGCAATAAACTACAACAAATACAAAGTGAGAGTGGTTGATCCTGCACTTCAACTCCATAACTGCTCCTCCCTTCCTCTCCGTTCCCTCTCTCGCTCCAATTTCTCTGATACTTACACGAACAACATGGGTCCATACCAAGCCGGTCTACGTCCGGATCGTAATTGGGAATATCTGAGTTTCGAGCATATAGTGTTTCTGAACTGTAACCATTCGGTGAGAGAGAACGGAAAGTATGTGGAGAGTGGTGAGTGCGTGAAGTGGGAGTCCAATGGTTATGCATATGCAGTGGGTGGAGACCTAAAAGCTGAGGACTTAGAAGTTGGGTGTGACGTGAAGCTTGTTGCTCCCACATCGTTCAGGACTTTCAATAACCATTCCTACGCTGCCATTCACATGGCTCTCGCCTATGGATTTGAGATCTCTTGGATAAAACTCGCCTGTAAGAAGCATCACTGTCGATTCGGCTTCTGCTATTTCAACCGTTCTAGACAGAAGCTTCAATGCTCATTGG GTTTACTGGATATGCTGGCAG CATTTAGCATATTGGGCTTTAAGGCATGGGCTTGCATCAGAGCTTTGTTTGGACTACTACTTATTGTTGCACTCTTGATATGCAAATGGCGGAAAAGACATGCATCAATGtatcaaaatattgaaaattaccTTGGACAAAATAATTTCGCGCCTATTAGATACTCATTCAGCGATATTAAGAAGATGGCTGGAGGTTTTAAAGAGAAATTAGGTGAAGGAGGATTTGGCTCTATCTTTAAGGGAAAGTTGCGCACTGGATCTTCTGTGGCAAtcaaaatattagataaatcTAAAGGGAAAGGACAAGATTTTATCAGTGAAGTTGCAATCATAGGAAAAATACATCATCAAAATGTGGTACAGTTAATTGGGTTTTGTGTTCATGGCTCAAAGCGTTATCTTGTGTATGAATTCATGCCTAATGGATCTCtcgacaaatttattttttcaacagACAGAAGTGGCCATTTAACCTAtgaaagaatatataatatatcagTGGGAGTGGCTCGAGGGATTGCTTATCTCCATCATGGGTGTGAGATGAAGATTTTGCATTTTGATATTAAACCCCACAACATCCTACTAGATAAAAACTTTGTTCCAAAGATCTCCGACTTTGGATTGGCAAAGCAATATTCAATACATAACAGCATTGTTACAACGACTGCAGCAAGAGGAACCATTGGATATATAGCTCCAgaattgttttataataatattggaGGAATATCCAATAAAGTTGATGTTTATAGCTTTGGAATGCTCTTAATGGAGATGTCAAGCAAAAGGAAGAATCTAAATCCCCATGCAGAGCACTCAAGTCAACTTTACTATCCATTATGGATTTATAATCACATTAGAGaagatgaaaatattgaaatggaAGACGTGACAGAAGATGAGAAAAAGATAGTAAAGAAGATGATCATAGTAGCCTTATGGTGTATACAATTGAAACCTAATGATCGTCCTTCAATGAATAGAGTAGTGGAAATGCTTGAAGGGAACGTTGAAGACCTAGAAATACCTCCAAAGCCTACTCTATATCCAGATGAAACAGTGACAGAAGGTCAAACAATCAATTTACATTCTTAA